The genomic window GGCCCGCGGGTGAGCCGTCCGGTACGTCTGCTTCAGCCGCTCGGCCGAGACGTGCGTGTAGATCTGCGTGGTGCCCAGGCTCGCGTGGCCGAGGAACTCCTGCACGGCGCGCAGGTCGGCGCCCCCGTCGAGCAGATGCGTGGCGGCCGTGTGGCGGAGCGCATGCGGCCCGCTCGGCCCGCTCCCCGGGAGGTCGGCGAGGAGGCTCGCGACGAGGCGGTGCACGGCACGCACCCCCAGCCGGCCGCCGCGCGAGCCGATGAAGGCGGCGGGGGTCGCCGTCCTCGTCGGCCCGCTGAAGCGTGGCGCCGGCACGGCGGGGCCCGATTCCGTGAGCAGGAGCGGCCTCGCGCGTTCGAGATAGCGATCGAGCGCTCGCGCTGCGGGAGCACCGTACGGCACGACCCGTTCCTTCGAGCCCTTGCCGAGCACTCGGACCGTACGACGAGACCGGTCGATCTCGTCGACGTCGAGACCGACCAGTTCCGACACGCGGAGCCCGGATGCGTACAGGAGTTCGACGACGGCGCTATCGCGGGCGGCCGTCGGTTCGCCATCGGCCGCGGCCGCTTCCAGCCGGCCGAGCAGCCCGTCGATCGCCTGACGCGTGAGGACCCTCGGGAGCGCACGCTGCCCTCGGGGCGCCCGCAGCCGCGCGGCGGGGTCGGCGGGCAGCAGGCCCCGACGGGCCGCCCAGGCGAGGCATCCCCGCACGGAGGCGGCCCGGCGCGCGATCGTCGATCGCGCGAGCCCGGCCTCGGTCGCCTCCCAGAGCCAGTCGCGAAGCAGCGGCAGGCTGATCGTGTCGAGCGGCGCGTCGTGCTCCGCCGACTCCCACTCCGACGCCGGTGGCTCGGTGACGGCGGTGCGTCGCGCGGCGAACTCGACGAGATCGGCGAGGTCGGACGCGTACGCCTTCACCGTGTTCGCC from Agromyces sp. LHK192 includes these protein-coding regions:
- a CDS encoding tyrosine recombinase XerC; this encodes MTTTPSFHQAIDAYLGHLTAERGYSANTVKAYASDLADLVEFAARRTAVTEPPASEWESAEHDAPLDTISLPLLRDWLWEATEAGLARSTIARRAASVRGCLAWAARRGLLPADPAARLRAPRGQRALPRVLTRQAIDGLLGRLEAAAADGEPTAARDSAVVELLYASGLRVSELVGLDVDEIDRSRRTVRVLGKGSKERVVPYGAPAARALDRYLERARPLLLTESGPAVPAPRFSGPTRTATPAAFIGSRGGRLGVRAVHRLVASLLADLPGSGPSGPHALRHTAATHLLDGGADLRAVQEFLGHASLGTTQIYTHVSAERLKQTYRTAHPRA